In Musa acuminata AAA Group cultivar baxijiao chromosome BXJ2-8, Cavendish_Baxijiao_AAA, whole genome shotgun sequence, one genomic interval encodes:
- the LOC135619509 gene encoding uncharacterized protein At4g22758-like, with amino-acid sequence MSYGCIYCFPQMQTRRATRFVHVCLPHVYLRVRCFPCFRVRNIPIYTPCVPRPQRPGRADMRESRKARPERSASFHGRTTTLTASPLDRSQIRRPKTQPELLPRGRSGGGEERRFPAKVLVNVSVQRSLGPVQVMASAEWSVGDLVAATVRLYVKEGRRPPIPTAEPSAFGLHYSQFSLEGLDPEEKLMGLGSRNFFLCLNPVPVSEAASAAATATAASATGSRFKQAEKSSEIGISCFSFMDFLL; translated from the exons ATGAGTTATGGCTGCATATACTGCTTCCCCCAGATGCAGACCAGACGAGCAACCCGCTTCGTCCATGTCTGCCTTCCCCATGTATATCTGAGAGTTCGCTGCTTCCCTTGCTTCAGAGTTCGTAACATACCAATATATACCCCTTGTGTTCCGCGTCCGCAGCGGCCAGGAAGAGCGGACATGAGAGAGAGCAGGAAGGCTCGGCCCGAGCGGTCGGCTTCGTTCCACGGCCGGACGACGACGTTAACGGCCTCCCCGCTGGACCGCAGCCAGATTCGGCGGCCTAAGACCCAGCCGGAACTGCTGCCCCGGGGGAGGAGCGGCGGGGGAGAGGAGCGGAGGTTTCCGGCGAAGGTGCTTGTGAACGTGTCCGTGCAGCGCAGCCTGGGGCCGGTGCAGGTGATGGCGTCCGCGGAGTGGAGCGTCGGGGACCTGGTGGCCGCCACGGTCCGGCTCTACGTGAAGGAGGGGCGGCGGCCACCCATCCCCACGGCGGAGCCTTCCGCCTTTGGCCTCCATTACTCCCAGTTCAGCCTCGAAG GTCTGGATCCGGAGGAGAAGTTGATGGGGTTGGGCTCAAGGAACTTCTTCCTCTGCCTCAACCCCGTCCCTGTTTCAGAAGCAGCAAGCGCAGCAGCAACAGCTACCGCTGCCTCTGCAACTGGTTCTCGCTTCAAACAAGCCGAGAAGTCATCAGAGATCGGCATCTCCTGCTTCAGTTTCATGGACTTCTTGCTATAG
- the LOC135619508 gene encoding protein PSK SIMULATOR 1-like — translation MRQVKSETWLGRVRLTRGSRRRKDGATGTTKPATVGVLAFEVGRYMSKVAQLWHALSDDHVGRMREEVLRLEGVRKLVSDDEGFLLALALAEMTDVLGSLARSVACLAWRCSDPVLRRFDAEFANLVQNGDDPFGFEYAGRKMERKVKKMEKFVATGTNLYQELELQAELQQGLRRMLANPDACRPQDSVTCFRNKVVRHRQQLKHLRETSLWVRTYDYVIRLLARSLFSIIGRMRLVFGFRKFNMTPLLLNRAAEASPEANPQGSNSTVNMNLSSSMIDPRSQQQNAPASTLGAAALALHYANVIVLIEKLATSAHLMDADARDDLYSMLTTSIKAALRDRLEPYGKNLAPPARNPALAAEWTATVTGMLERLAPLAHNMIRWQSDRSFEHQSSVPSSGILLLQTLYFADQKKAEDAITELLVGLTYLWRYRLIY, via the coding sequence ATGAGGCAGGTGAAATCGGAAACGTGGCTGGGTCGGGTGCGGCTCACCAGAGGGAGCAGACGGAGGAAGGACGGCGCAACCGGGACGACAAAACCTGCCACCGTCGGGGTTCTGGCCTTCGAGGTGGGGCGGTACATGTCCAAGGTCGCCCAGCTGTGGCACGCCCTCAGCGACGACCACGTCGGCCGGATGCGCGAGGAGGTCCTCCGCCTTGAGGGCGTCCGGAAGCTCGTTTCCGACGACGAAGGGTTCCTCCTCGCGCTCGCCCTCGCCGAGATGACCGACGTCCTCGGGTCCCTCGCCCGCTCGGTGGCCTGCCTCGCGTGGAGGTGCTCCGACCCTGTGCTGCGGCGGTTCGACGCCGAGTTCGCGAACCTGGTACAGAACGGCGATGACCCCTTCGGCTTTGAGTACGCCGGGCGGAAGATGGAGCGCAAAGTGAAGAAGATGGAGAAGTTCGTCGCGACGGGCACGAACCTATACCAGGAGCTCGAGTTGCAGGCGGAGCTTCAGCAGGGGCTGCGGCGGATGCTGGCCAACCCCGATGCCTGCCGCCCTCAGGACAGCGTCACCTGTTTCCGGAATAAAGTGGTGAGGCACCGGCAACAGCTGAAGCACCTGCGCGAGACTTCCCTGTGGGTTCGGACCTACGATTACGTTATCCGGCTGCTGGCCCGGTCCCTCTTCTCGATCATCGGAAGGATGCGACTAGTGTTCGGATTCCGGAAGTTCAATATGACGCCATTGCTTCTCAACAGAGCTGCTGAAGCAAGCCCAGAGGCTAACCCACAAGGCAGCAATAGCACGGTGAACATGAATCTTTCAtcgtctatgatcgatcccaggtCTCAGCAACAAAATGCTCCGGCCTCCACCCTCGGCGCTGCAGCGCTAGCGCTGCACTACGCAAATGTGATCGTCCTGATCGAGAAGCTTGCGACGTCTGCCCATTTGATGGACGCAGATGCGAGGGATGATCTATACAGCATGTTAACCACAAGCATAAAAGCAGCGCTCAGAGACAGGCTGGAACCCTACGGGAAGAACTTGGCACCACCAGCTCGCAATCCCGCCCTCGCGGCCGAGTGGACTGCGACGGTGACAGGGATGTTGGAACGGCTGGCGCCGCTCGCTCACAACATGATCCGGTGGCAGTCCGACCGGAGCTTCGAGCATCAGAGTTCGGTTCCAAGCTCCGGCATTCTTCTGCTACAGACACTTTACTTTGCAGACCAGAAGAAGGCAGAGGATGCCATTACTGAACTGCTTGTTGGTTTGACCTATTTATGGAGATACCGGCTTATTTATTAG